A genomic stretch from Erigeron canadensis isolate Cc75 chromosome 9, C_canadensis_v1, whole genome shotgun sequence includes:
- the LOC122580945 gene encoding putative calcium-transporting ATPase 13, plasma membrane-type: MVYEIHSIGSLLYNVSTVALSTAKKRWRLAYISINFSNTLLSIKVSKKLKSYSISEIVATPSYTALLIDSQANDHNDHLERFSTIDQTDLTNLVKSKDLEKLQNYNGVTGLAKSLHTTLKNGIISHDIESRKTAFGSNTYNKPPPKGLVYFVVEALKDPTILILLACAALSLGFGIKEDGVKEGWYEGGSIFVAVILVIVVSAVSNFRQEKQFDRLSKISNNIKIDAIREGRRQKISIFDVVVGDVIILNIGDQVPADGLFIEGHSLLIDESSMTGESDHIDIDAVRNPFLFSGSKVADGHGQMLVISVGMNTAWGEMMSSITGDSNEQTPLQARLNKLTSSIGKVGLAVAFLVLAVMLIRYFTGNTEDEEGNREYNGKRTSTNDILNSVTRIFAAAVTIVVVAIPEGLPLAVTLTLAYSMKRMMADQAMVRKLSACETMGSATVICTDKTGTLTMNKMKVTKFWLGLDLIEDDSSRDVDSKVLELYHQGVGLNTTGSVYHSGTTHEYSGSPTEKAILSWAVMNLGMDVEKLKHGSTILHVETFNSEKKRSGISVKKNEDNTIHVHWKGAAEMVLEMCSSYYQKNGVTKPMNHEDKTWFEKIIQGMAASSLRCIAFAHKEDGTAYKTLNEEGLTLLGIVGIKDPCRPGAKEAIDACRSAGVEIKMITGDNVFTAKAIATECGILKPGQHVTKGEVVEGEEFRNYTDEERMEKVNSIRVMARSSPFDKLLMVQCLKKKGHVVAVTGDGTNDAPALKEADIGLSMGIQGTEVAKESSDIVILDDDFASVAVVLRWGRCVYNNIQKFIQFQLTVNVAALVINFVAAVSAGDVPLTAVQLLWVNLIMDTLGALALATERPTKELMEKPPVGRVAPLITNVMWRNLLAQSMYQITILLTFQFRGKSIFNVDERVKNTIIFNTFVLCQVFNEFNSRKLEKRNVFEGLHKNRLFIGIIGVTIILQIVMVEFLKDFADTEKLNWGQWGICVGIAALSWPIGWFVKLTPVPEKPFLDYIRGWVR; the protein is encoded by the coding sequence ATGGTTTACGAAATTCATTCGATCGGATCATTGTTGTATAACGTAAGCACAGTAGCTCTTTCAACAGCCAAAAAAAGATGGCGCCTGGCCTATATTTCAATTAACTTCTCAAACACTTTGTTGTCCATAAAAGTATCCAAAAAACTGAAAAGTTATTCCATATCAGAGATAGTAGCAACACCTTCATATACTGCTCTTCTTATCGACTCGCAAGCTAATGACCATAATGATCATTTAGAACGCTTTTCGACCATTGACCAAACTGATCTCACAAACTTGGTCAAAAGTAAAGATCTTGAAAAGCTGCAGAATTACAATGGTGTCACAGGTCTGGCTAAATCTCTTCACACAACTCTCAAAAATGGCATTATTAGCCATGATATAGAAAGTAGGAAAACTGCATTTGGTTCTAATACTTATAATAAGCCGCCCCCTAAAGGGTTGGTTTATTTTGTGGTAGAGGCTCTTAAAGACCCTACTATACTTATACTATTAGCTTGTGCTGCTCTTTCCCTCGGATTCGGTATTAAAGAAGACGGGGTCAAAGAAGGGTGGTACGAAGGGGGTAGTATCTTCGTAGCTGTCATTCTAGTTATTGTTGTTTCTGCAGTTAGTAATTTCAGACAAGAAAAACAATTTGATCGTTTGTCGAAAATAAGCAACAATATTAAAATAGATGCTATAAGAGAAGGGAGAAGGCAAAAGATATCCATTTTCGACGTCGTGGTGGGAGATGTTATAATTCTTAATATAGGTGATCAAGTTCCTGCAGATGGTTTATTCATAGAAGGTCATTCTTTGCTGATAGACGAGTCAAGTATGACCGGAGAAAGTGATCATATAGACATTGATGCGGTCAGGAATCCGTTTTTATTCTCGGGTTCAAAAGTGGCAGATGGGCATGGTCAGATGCTTGTGATATCAGTTGGGATGAATACCGCTTGGGGAGAAATGATGAGTTCTATAACGGGTGATTCTAATGAGCAAACACCGTTACAGGCTCGTTTAAATAAACTCACGTCTTCAATAGGAAAAGTCGGTCTTGCAGTTGCTTTTCTTGTTCTTGCAGTTATGTTAATCAGGTATTTCACTGGGAATACAGAGGACGAGGAAGGAAACCGCGAATACAATGGGAAACGTACAAGTACAAATGATATCCTCAATTCTGTGACGCGTATTTTCGCAGCTGCAGTCACCATCGTTGTGGTGGCCATCCCAGAAGGTCTGCCGCTAGCCGTCACACTTACACTTGCCTATTCTATGAAGAGAATGATGGCTGATCAAGCTATGGTTAGAAAGTTGTCTGCTTGTGAGACTATGGGCTCTGCCACTGTCATATGCACTGACAAAACCGGGACATTGACCATGAATAAAATGAAAGTTACAAAATTCTGGCTTGGTCTTGATCTCATTGAAGACGATTCTTCAAGAGATGTAGATTCTAAAGTCCTTGAACTTTACCATCAAGGGGTCGGTTTGAATACAACTGGGAGTGTTTATCATTCAGGAACAACACATGAATATTCGGGCAGTCCAACTGAGAAGGCGATTCTATCGTGGGCTGTCATGAATTTGGGTATGGATGTGGAGAAACTGAAACACGGTTCAACCATTCTACATGTTGAGACCTTCAATTCCGAGAAGAAACGAAGTGGGATTTCTGTTAAGAAGAATGAAGATAACACCATTCATGTCCACTGGAAAGGAGCAGCAGAGATGGTGCTAGAAATGTGTTCAAGTTATTATCAGAAAAACGGGGTTACAAAGCCAATGAATCATGAAGACAAGACATGGTTTGAAAAGATCATCCAAGGAATGGCAGCAAGTAGCCTCAGGTGCATCGCTTTCGCTCACAAGGAAGACGGGACAGCCTACAAGACACTAAATGAAGAAGGGCTAACTTTGCTAGGAATCGTCGGGATCAAAGACCCATGTAGACCAGGGGCAAAGGAAGCTATTGATGCGTGTAGGTCTGCAGGGGTAGAAATTAAGATGATAACCGGAGACAATGTTTTCACAGCAAAAGCCATAGCCACAGAATGTGGGATACTCAAACCTGGTCAGCATGTCACCAAAGGAGAAGTAGTAGAAGGCGAAGAGTTTCGTAACTACACTGACGAAGAGAGAATGGAGAAGGTTAACAGTATCCGAGTGATGGCTAGATCGTCTCCCTTTGACAAGCTTCTAATGGTTCAGTGCTTGAAAAAGAAAGGTCATGTGGTGGCAGTCACAGGCGATGGCACAAACGACGCCCCAGCTCTCAAGGAAGCCGATATTGGCCTTTCAATGGGGATTCAAGGGACAGAGGTGGCAAAGGAAAGCTCAGATATCGTCATCTTAGATGACGATTTTGCTTCAGTTGCAGTCGTCTTGAGGTGGGGTCGGTGTGTATACAACAACATCCAAAAGTTCATTCAGTTTCAACTTACAGTGAACGTTGCAGCTCTGGTCATTAATTTCGTCGCAGCAGTTTCTGCTGGTGACGTTCCTCTAACAGCAGTTCAACTATTGTGGGTCAACCTCATTATGGATACTCTAGGTGCTCTAGCACTTGCTACAGAGCGGCCTACTAAAGAACTCATGGAGAAACCACCCGTTGGTCGAGTTGCACCTCTTATAACAAACGTAATGTGGAGAAACCTATTGGCGCAATCTATGTACCAAATAACGATTCTATTGACCTTCCAGTTCAGAGGCAAATCAATCTTCAATGTGGACGAGCGAGTCAAGAATACAATCATCTTCAATACTTTTGTTCTCTGCCAAGTATTCAACGAATTCAATTCAAGGAAGCTGGAGAAGAGGAATGTGTTTGAAGGCCTTCACAAGAACCGGTTGTTTATTGGGATTATTGGGGTGACTATCATTCTTCAAATTGTGATGGTGGAGTTCCTAAAAGACTTTGCAGACACTGAAAAGCTGAATTGGGGGCAGTGGGGAATTTGTGTAGGAATTGCAGCCTTATCATGGCCAATTGGTTGGTTTGTAAAATTAACACCAGTACCGGAAAAACCATTTCTAGATTATATCAGAGGATGGGTTAGATAA